The region ccaacaaaataataaatatttctaCACAATGAATCACCACCAAATGTGCAGCACATCACGATGACTGAATAAGATGGCCCCCACAGCTTTTCTAGGTCATCCTACATGGAGGAAATGGATTTGATGTGATGTCAGTGCAAGGTGTAGAGAGTGGAGGGCATTGTGTCAGTGACTATACTCACATGAGATGTGCGAGATCCCCTAAAAACCCCTCACTGGCTCGTGGCTgtgtgtcctcctcctcctctgttagAGATGTAAAGATTCAAGCGGAGAAAGTCCTGATCCTCCACACCAACAGAAATGCATGGACCAGGCTGCAATTTctcctctacctctctctccctctctctctctttgactaattcacatgcataaacacatgctcatgcacagacacagtcaTACAGTGTCCTCGATGTCAACCACTAGCCAGCAGCAGGTGTCTGAAGACAGGGGGCACCTCTGTGCTGGACtcacccccctcctctcctccgccTCTGTCCACCTTTGTTGGGGGAAGACTGGCTGTGAAGAGCGAGCTGACAGGCTGCCTCTCAGCTCCACCGTGCACACCACCGAGACACAAAATTTTCTTTAATTAGAATGCATCTGCTCTGGCATCAtgatctctctttctttatctccTTCTTTTCTCCGCTTGTGGCTCCAAATACCTTTAGAGAATATCTTTTCCAACCCCGCAAAATATCAATTCAAACCCCTCTTTGATTTCCGTCTGTATCCAAATCCCTCCATGGAAGCAGCTTATTTATCACTACAGCAACTTGGGGAAAATGAGCACCAGTCTCTGTGTCCCTTTACTCCATTAGATAATCCTGCTGTTGTGTTCAGTGGTCCTCTATGTGGCTGCTGTTCCCTGGCaacagcatctctctctccatccataGCTTCTCCCCTCCCTATCTGTCTACTCACCCCCAGTCTCTTTCATACCCACCATACCCAAACTCTCAACTCCCCTCCACACACATTAATTATTCAGTCCCTTACTTCACTTGCACCCAACCAATCATATCACCCCTGGCCAGTTTCCCTGCACAGTAACTCTAACAGGCCTATAATTTGAGGCTTCTGGTTGTATTGGTCCTACAAGCATTAAGAATAATTATGTGTACATTACATCTGTATTCCTCTACAGATGTATACCATCTGTTTAACCTCTGTCCTCAATTTTGTGCTGCACCTGAAGTGATGCATTTAACACCCAAGGTCATTTTGCCCTATTAGCTATTTGGAAGATCTCCAGGTGGTTTGACTATGACCCTGATAGAGGATCTGAATATGATGGACTGTTGAAACATTTCTGGACTATTGACTCACTGCCTGGTAGCTTGTTGTGTTGACTTTAGATTGTGTCGTTATGATCAGTGAAAGCGTGACAGACACAAGCGACAGTCGGCACAGCAGACGCCGCAGCAGGAGAAACAACTGAAGCGAGAGGAGTCACTGTAGCGCACTTCCGGCTACGCCCTGAGCAACCAGCATCTCCTCACAGATcttttgttttgggggtttcATGCAGGCTAATGTTTGCCCACgaaaatatttttgttcttttaactAGCCAATTCAAGACAGATAGCAGGTATACCTATATAACTGAgtaaaaaatgtgctttttctaTGTATCaaggatgaatgaatggattgattgactgattaattAACCGGCTATGGTCTGTTTGCTACCACCAGTATTAGGGCcacattcagatttttttttttttgagattacGAGAATAATGTTGCAATTCTACGAGAAAAACGTTGATATATCAGATGTAACTAGCTTTGCAGTTGACCACTTCTAGTCATCTCCTCTTccagaaaaagaggaaaatttcTTCCAAGTCCGTGTGGTTCTTTCTTCGGAATAGACACAATCGTTTCAAAGTCCTGATATTCATAATAATCTGGTGCTGATGTGACAAaggtatttctttatttctgaaACCTATACTAAAGTATAACTTCATAAGATCCACATTCCTCATTTTAACACACGCGACAGACATTTTTCTTGTAATAAGAGTTTACTCTCATAAAATTACgacttttttttcataaaattacTCCTTTATTCTCataatattatgactttttctcaaaatcttttttttttccacttagTGTGGCCCTAATACTCCATCATAGTTTGCTGCATTTAACATGATGAATGAAACATCTTCCCAACCGGAATAATAGCAAAAATAGTCAATATTCTATTGCCATTATTGGcaaaatctttctttctttctttctttctttctttctttaccttTTCATTTGATACTAAACTTCTCTCTAGTGTTCCTGTAACTCATATCACCGTGCTTTATTCACCTTTGTCAGCAATAAACCGCTTTTCggagattttttttagattatttgACACGCATGCCTAGCACAATGAGAAGATTACATGACTAAAACTTATGATGACACACTAATGAGTTAGCAGAAATAATGAATCAGATAAACACTGTCTCGCTGTATATTTATTGATAACGTACTGGCTGTGTGTGTAAGATAACTTGTTGTCTACGCAGTTCCGGTGTAGCAGAGCGGTGTTCCCACCGGCTGCAGCAGGGGGGGTGAATTATCTTGTCGGCCAGTTTCAGggtctctctgctgtctgtcagcgCTGTACTGTACTGGGGATGCCAAGATGGCTGCAAGCAATTATTTCGGCTTCACACATGGTGCCGGTCCGCAATACAGGTAATTCAAGTTGATGCAGCTTCATGTCAGCGCGACTTTTAAGTCACATTAGCAAGTCGTCGGTGTTTGTCGGTCACCGGCGGGATTTGGCTGCGTGGCGGCGCAGAGACGAGCTAGCTTGAAACGCTAGTTgagttagctaacgttaggcCAACGCTTCCAGACACGCTGCTCCACTTTAGGTGAATCCCAGTAAAGTAAAGTCATCCTCTACTGATGGTTTAACACCGCCGATGTACtttactgacacactgatgTCCTGGTTAGTGTCTGGCAGCCGGTTAACCGAGCTGACTTCAGCTGTGACGGTGAGATTTTGGCAGCGGTTAGGATTAGGGAGAGCTAACTCTGGTCTGGTTTTACTGAGGGTTTATTATCTCACAAGCGGTTCATTTATTATAGATGATTGATCAATAGAATCATGCTGccagagaggaaaaaactagatagatagatgcttGTGTTAGAGGTAGAAAACTAAGTCAAACCCTCGCAGTATGGATGGTTGTTTGGCAAGTTGGTCTAACAggttaaattattttatatcaCTTTGACAGGTGATCATATTAAATTGACATTTGACTCACTGCGGTCAGTGAAGTGTGAGGATTTCATGCTTCCGGTTGGTTTAACAAACCAAACCTGGCAAACAGAAGTGATGTTGCTTTCCCTGCACCACAGCACACATAACATGCATCCTTCTTCACGTCTATTTAGTTATCAGATTATGAATAATCCTTGTCAACAGACCTGCAGTCGGTGCTGCCTTTATGAAGGttaaaattttcagtttttgattaAACTGTTGTAGAGAGGTGTTGTTtcaaatttattattttagagGCTGTTTTTGTGGTTCTGTTGAGTTTTACTGCATTATACTGAGGGGTGTCACATGTTTAGTCAACCCCATTAGGGCTGATAAGGATATTATctagattaatcatttagtctttgaaatgtcaaaaaaagggaaaaaaaactcccaTTTTAGTCTAAGATAACATCTTCAAATCTCTTGTTTtttccgaccaacagtccaaaccctgaagctatttaatttacaataaacATTAAACAGAGGAAAGCTGCAGTtgctcacatttgagaggcttgAACTAACTAAAAAGTGACTgtaatgattaatcgattatcaaaatagttgctgtttAATTTCCATTTGGTTAATCAACTTATCGCTGCAGCTTTAAACCCCATTTATTATCAATCAGTGTAGACTAAATATTAGTCACATCTGTCAGTGTATCATACAAATACAACCAAGGACAGATTAGACTGTGTTAGTTTTAGCTAGGTGTGCTTAATGTTTGTATGCGTTTCCTTCAGTCTGAGCTACTTCCCCTGATTTTAATTAACTGATGACCTGTCTTAAAGGTTCAGTCCTATTTCCAGATTGAGCTCCAACTTCTACAGCTTCAATTTAgatgtaaggtttttgtctccgTGTGATGCTGACTTACTGCAGATAAGGTAACAGTGTCTGTAGTATTTACAGTCGTAGTATAGTATTAGTTCCATAAACATTGAGTGAGTATTAAGGTTTACTCTCCATTGGGAAACAGCTGTATCCTGtgtccaaaatgtaaaatatttaatagaTAAGACATTCGGATTTCTGGGCTTTGGTAGCAGGAATCGGCCAGAACACAAAAGTAGGTCAACAGCCGAATGTTTAACTAAATTTATcgatttgttttctgttttatttgtactGCTGAAATATCTGGAACGGTGTCAGACTTGAATGTTTAGATGTGTGTCACTGCAAAGTATGTGACACTTTCGTAATCTAAATATTAGATCTTGGAAATTTGCAGTTCGTGCTTCTTCAGTATTTTAAGGCtaagataatgaaaatacagaGCAACTATTAAGATACTCGACATCAGCTACAGACTAGTCAGTCTtggaaaaaagtatttttccctTCTTGGTGGTCTTTGCATGGAAGTAAAAGTTTCCTGTGCAACTTCTCAGTGTTTCCACACTGTCCAGCATTTATTTATAAGATAAATTTAAGATCACTCTTATAGCACGTTTACCCTGTGCGTTCTTGTATGACCTTAAGGCGTCATTTAATTTTAGCCTTCTCACGTTCTTGTCCATCCTGTCAGTGAAAGCTTAATAGAGATGCTGAGGCTTCAGTTACAGATGTCGTTGCCAGTAACCGCTCTCTGCGTCCCGAATCACTGTCACAATTCAAATCTCACAAGAGATTAACGAGAGGTCGGTGCAGGTCTGCTCAGTGAATCATATATTATTTGAGCTTCTGCAATTAAATCATCCCGATCAGGTGTGATGTTTACGTGTTACGTGTTGGtagtttctgtcatttaaagtgCAGTAAAATTATACTGTTACTaaagatgaatgaataaaactcaCCTGCCTGCACTGTAAAACAATCCTGCTGTTCTGTAAAGCTTTAGTTGTTTTCATGTAAAACTCACCTGGGATTCATTTACATGATCACAGAAAAGGATGCAAAATATTCTGAGCAGATAAGTTGTTACACCAGACAAGATGGATCCTGTAGTGAATGCAGttcaaaattcaatttaaattgctgtgattaaaaaaagcttttgctctgaatgtaaaaatatctgccggtatttgacttttttatgaaagaaaacacatgcactTTAAATGTGATCTGATCTCAGGTTTCCTTCAAGATAAAGACTGAAGTGAATGTTTTCCCAAAGTTTAATAATTTGAAGTCTaactccccctctcctctcctcctcttcagtaCCCAGCCTCCCCAGGCCTACTCCCACCCCTCTACAGCCAGTTACAGCGTCCAGCAGGCTCCTGCTGTGGCTCATGCAGTGACCGCATCCTACTCTCCAGCCCCAGTCCAGGCAGCCCGGCCTGTGGTCTCCGCCCCTTACCCTACCTATCAGAGCCACCAAGCCCCCCCAGACTATGCCTACAGACAGCCAGATCCCCCAGCTCCTCCGCAGCCCACTACCACCCCACAGACGTACCAGGTATACTCGGACACGGTCAGTCTCTTTCTGCTTCCCTTATGATTTCAGCTTTCCAGTGTCTCACTGCATGACGTGGTCATTTTGGATGTTGTATAATGcagtttttgtaattttaaaagtattttttaaagccactgtgtgtagaatttaaaaaatgtcctttaGTGCTTTCACAATGTCAATATAAAAAAGACGGTTTACATTATCGtgggaaatcttcagatgggccaataaatcttcaggtcacccacaacgtagcattaaactcaaaacttgTAAGAGAAAGACTCTTGAAGCTGttagagttcaatgtgaataggtttactgtgcataaGGACCGATACAAGCAAACCGAGGCCTCGATCCCGGGAAGAAGAAcctaatgcaaaatcataaaacatcatattaTATACCCTCTTTACCCCTCCTAATGTGGAGCTTATTTTTATAGTCTCTACCTcgttttttaatcatattcaaaACTATTCTGGCATTATTGCTGAGTTCATTAGTGATCTTGATGCTTTGGTAATGATCCAAGTATGATTCATCTTAGAAGCAATGGTGTCTCAGACTTCTCTAAACTTTATCAGTTGCATCTGGTTTGGAGATAATAATGTCTCAACATCTTCCACAGGCCAAGTGACCTTTAATCACCTCACAGAGAACCAAAATATTATATTACTTATTAGCCTTCTAATGAACTTCCCTGGGTATTGTCTCTTATTGACATAAATGCTGTCTTTGCACATTCACATCCGTTTGATCAAGGGAAGGCAGCCTCCACCGCAGCATTTCTCCACAAACAAAATCTTAAGCCATTAGAATAATTTGATAATCAAACACTAATTCTACACGTTGTGGCTTTAATGTCGTTTTATGATATCTgtgctttttgttgttgataaaacaaaaatagtcATTAAGCTATGCTGCAGTTTTAAGATGCTGCGTTCACATTGGATTGAAAGCTCTCTTGTAAACTTCAGCAGGACAACTACAGCTACGGACGGCCCGCTGCCGTGACGACCTACGACAATAAACAGTACTATCAGACAAGTATAGCCCCAGCTCAGAGGACTCCCACAGAGAATTACTACCAGACTGGTGAGTcagtttacttttatttttaaattgtctggagttgttgttttttttaaaagtcattttaaggGATGGATGGTGAAACTGCAGTACAAATACATGATGTGTACATTggatttttcaactgtaaaatgtcatacTCTGTATCTTTGTCTCAGTTCTTTAATGACCAGATTCAGAGGATTTGTATCAGAGATGTCTGCTGGactcagattttttaaaactctcaAATATGAGTATCGGTTCTGGCCTCAGACATCCAGCATTAGTTGGGCTCTACTCAACAAGAATCTCAAATCAAGATATTGTAGTTTAGTTTTCATGTCCTgatgaataataatttaaatacgATTAACAAAAATTGGTCACAGTTTGAGAGCACATGTAAATACATGATACTTTTGACTTTGTAATTTTGAATCCTGTGATGGAAATTTacttaaaatgtatgtaattgCTGAATCACTGTATGTAGATACATCTTGAATAAGGAGCATGAACCTTTGAAACATTAAGGATGAGTCTTGCGCTCCTctttatgtgagtgtgtattggGAAAACTGGTGACTAGATGACTATGGGAGCCGAATACGTAATTCTTGATAaccttgttttctgtcttgtgGTATAAAGTGAGTGTTTTGGTGTAGAGCTCTAAGCAAACTGTATGCAAGACACCCTGTTTGTTTTGCCTTCTGGTACCAGAATGAAAGAATACATTCAATAAGGCAACAGAGGCCAGCGAGTTatcattttattcaccaaaaatACTTGAGCACAGTTTTCACCACAATGTTGACTTTCATATAATCAGTGTTTCAGGTCTAATTAACAGTGTAGAACTCGGATAAACACTCCTCACTTGGCTTGCTGTGGGAATAGTCGCTCATCTGTCATTACGGTGTTCGTGTTGTTTACTTAGCACTTTTCAAGGGTTATATGATACATGTGGAATGTGTCTGGTGCTCATTTAGTAGTGAAATGAGGATCCTGTCCGCCTTGCCAAAAACTCTTGACAGGCCATCCCAGAGGATGTGTCGGATGCGTCGGATCTCTTTTGCTCTCCGCTGCTGACCTTCTTttccacctcctctctcttctctcttctctccccccTTTGCTCCATCACTCCCGCGACTCCCTTCCTGTTTCAGTAGGAGTGAAGAGCGCTTACAGTCCAGTCCCCACCACTGTGTACAGCCAGCCTCCTCCACCCCAGAGGCAGGTAACAGCCCTGAAACCACTGGCCCCCTCCAGCTCTGTGTCCACTAGCTACAACATCTACCCAGTATCCACCAGTGTCCAGCAGCCTCCCACACCCATCTCCTCCTACACCCTCGGCTCCACGTTCAGCTCCTCTGTCTCAGCCACGTCCTACTCAGGTAAGATAAGAGATGGGATTTACCCAATGTGTTGGCtgtacaaagtaaaataaatacagagtagcataaatatactttatatttacacatagtaaagaaataaatacatatgaAGTTAAATCTGCAAAccagatttttttggccacaaggaggcagcagaaacacaagctgtaaacacaacactgacacattgtCTCTGAACTTGGCAAACATTTGCCTATCACACATTCGGCAAATACGGAGCAACATTAACCACTGGCCACCTGTTGAAAGATTTACTCTCCTGGTCACTGTTTTTGGTCTACATCAACCACGAAGGGAAATATCCGGCTCTGGAAATGACCCTGATTAGAGAAAGTTTAATCAAACTGTAAATTTGCAGTTGTAAGTATCAGGCAGGTCACTCTCCTGGCATTTGAGATTTTGCcagaagtcttttttttttaaaaaaaaacaaaaactttcaaGACCAGGGGTATTCAAAGTCTGAGACTGTAGGCATCCCCTCAGACAAAGCTTGGAAAAGTTTCGCTCAATTCCTGGATGCCTATGGGATCatgattatgttatttgatCCCATAGACACTCAACAGTTGAGCCAAAATAGCCTGATATTGCGGTTTGACATATTTCAGACTACACCAAATACAAAAAGGTCTGTCTGAAGACATTTATTAGTTTCTGACTCTGAGAAAGtgggaaaaacagtaaaattcccTTAAACTACTGTATCTCTGAACTATCTCTTTAACCAGATCACACACATTTAGGCTATTCTACATGATCTCCTTTTGATaactaatgtaatattttttcacttctatcactgagcctcccctgaaactgtttggagccCCCCTGGTGAGGCCCGCCTCCCACTTTGAAAACCTCTGGTTTAGTCAAACCTCACGAAGGATGCAGCAATGCTCAACATGACACTCTACACATTGAATGAACATAAACAGTATAAACCCAAACATCAAACTGAAAGcaataatattcatatatttgagCGAAACATTTTTATAATCCCCCAAAAGTCTCTCACAGTCTCTCtaaagaacaataaaatacTGCGACTCAAAAATCCATTTCTGGTTTTCTCTTTCAAAtataattcagttcagttcagttctggTTGTTtccaataaaatgaaaaatgtcattgATGATTACCTGTGAGTTTATCACTTCACGAAATCCGCCCTTCACATAAAAGTGGTCATGTGATCCATCGCTATAATAAAGACATTGATCATAGCTGCTAAAATAAAGGTGCAATGACTGACTGAAAGGATTATTTAGAGctgatatttttcttctttgttgtgtCCAGCTTTAGTGAGtgactgtgttttcagtgcagGTTGTTTCTTAAGATTGCGTGGTATCCACTGTGTGTTGCAGTGGATAAGAATAAAGACCAAGTAAGCCAAGAGTGTCTTTGATGCTGAACAAAAGCCTGAGCTGATTGTTAGCGGCTGGGACAGGTGtatacaattatttttatcttGTTAATTAAAGGTTGAAGTCGGGAtttctttgtacatttttaacacCCATCAAAGGCGACTGCGATCCTTCTTGATCTTTAGTTGGCCTTGATGCAGCCTCTGgtgaaattaaaatacatcTTACTTATTGCCAGCGTGACTGGTGGCTGTTCATGTGTGACCCAAATCCCGcttttctctgctctcactctctctgctcctgcTCTCTCACCCTTAGGCATTAGCTACTCCAGTTATGATTCAACCGGCTACACCTCCACATCCACCCCCTCCTATTACCAGCCGGCCCAGCAGACTCTCTCCCAGCCGCAGCCTCCTCCCCAGCAGCCACAGCAGCCCCAACAGCCCCAGCCCCCCATCCAGCCGCCCCCCAAGCAACTCACAAGCTCTTCCTGGAGCAACTCGGGCAGCAACATGGTGACAGCCCCGGCCGGAAACACTTACAAGAAACCCACGTTTCACCAGAACAAGCTGCAGAAGCCTAAAGGGCCTCCGAAGCAACCCCAGCTCCATTACTGTGAAATTTGCAAGATCAGCTGTGCAGGCCCGCAGGTAGGAGTTTATAATGGCAAGATTTTGTTCATAAGCTTTCAATATAAAGCCCTCTCTCTGTGGTGCAGtgaatacaaaaaataaaacaaatatgttaCATTATTAAGATGTGACACTAGAGAACATTAGTTTCATTCTCTCTTGATGATATTAAGTTTATTTTGTGAAATCCAGTGAAAAAGTAacaaatttgactttttttctttatgtgtaaTTTATGGTTTCATGCTTCCATTCGACTAACTGGTATGTTTTACTGAATCAGACGTACCGGGAGCATCTAGAGGGCCAGAAGCATAAGAAAAAGGAGGCAGCCCTGAAGTCTGGGGGGCAGACGGGGGCCAGCAACGGGCCCAGAGGGGTCCAGACCCAGTTACGCTGTGAGTTATGTGACGTCTCCTGCACTGGAGTGGACGCCTACGCCGCCCATATCCGCGGGGCCAAACACCAGAAGGTTAGCACAGCTGTGATGCTTTTGTCTTTGAGTTTTCGTAGATCTTTCAgaagactcaacacaacatgCTTTCATTATTGGACACGACTGTGGTGTACTCATGTGATGTTCCCTCCGAGCTGCCAAGTCTCAGAACAAAACCTCCCCCAGGGATCTGCGATGGGATTAAGTATCAGCGGCCTTAAATGGTTGtatctcactctgtctctctttgtcaaCCTTGGAAAGGTGGTGAAACTTCACACCAAGCTGGGCAAACCTATACCTTCAACGGAGCCGGTGTTGGTGAATTCTGCTCCGGTTATCACAACCTCGACAGCTGGGAAACCTCCAGCCTCCACCTCCGCTCCTGCCTCGGTCTCAACCACTTCATCTCCTGCTGCTACACCCAAACAGATGGCTGTAAACGCCACGGCTAAAACAACAGCACCAGTCAAGAAACCAGCTCCTTCCAAAATAACTGTCATTTGTAAGTTTGTCAACTTAGAGCACTTTAATATCTAGTCCCAATCTGATATTTATGTTTTCCTACCCACTTCCCATCCCCTACCGACCTACCATTTAAAGGTTTAAATCAAAACTCATATGGGTTTTGAAAGAAACTCACACTTCAACAGAGCTGGAgtttgtgcagtttttaaacCTTGAAGTGTGAACCTATATTGAACAATTTTCCCCTCAAAGTCATTTATTAGCATTTGAAGTAGAACCCTTCAATATAAGTATTCATTTAAGTgtaatacaaatgttttttttcctaacaaAGGTACATATGGTATTGGTATATATCATGTATTTGTTACATCATAGTCAGTGCTTTAAACTGCAACATCTTGCCTGCTTCACAGCCAATAAGCCAGCCAGCGCTCCGGTAGCAGCAGCATCAGCGGTGGTGGTAGCAGCGAAGGTGGAGGAGCCGATGCAACAGTCAGTTCAGAAGATGGAGTCTCAGAGTGACGACGAGGACAATGACAGAGCCGGGGGCCAGGGAGACATTCAGCCAGTCGGACACGACTATGTAGAGGAGGTAAgcaggaaatgaaaagaaaaattatcCTGATATCACTCATAAATGTGTCCTAACCAGTGCAGTATATCTGAGGAATAATAATGGCCACTGCTGGTGTGTCATAGGTACATCAAAAAAGTTACtgtacattgtaaagtaaaaattGCTTAAGATtattttagaaacatttttattattatataatttgtGCAGCTTTTTGTGTTGTTCACAGGACTttacaacatgaacacaaaagCAACACTTGAACACAAATGTCAGGGTCTTGTAATTAATACTGGGccaatattttcattaaagaaTTTGTGCTTCCAAATATCAGTTCTGGCtccagaaacaaaaaaacatttttagtcaAGCTTCAGTTGTGATGATGTtgggaaatatatatataatacagtatatttatatataattctAATAACAGTTACATTGTACTTTAATGTTGAGATACTATATACTAATATACTACTTGTATATTCATCTaaactttctgtctttcaggTTCGTAACGATGACGGCAAAGTGATCCGATTCCACTGTAAATTGTGTGAATGTAGCTTCAACGACCCAAACGCTAAAGACATGCACCTGAAGGGAAGAAGACACAGACTGCAGTACAAAGTAAGAGCATCACTATTGATTCCTGTCTGACTGGTTATCCACAATCAGACAGAAATCAGCTCCAGTTATCACAACCACAGACGCATAATGAGCAACCTTCATCTGTAAAGTTGAGGAAAAGGCTTTCAGTGTTTCTGGTATTATATAACTGGGACTCTCAAACTTGGTTCCATACACAGAAGTGTTTTCAGGTAGTTTTCCAAACTGTCTCTATCCACCCTGAAACACTAACACCGTGGCTAAACTGTAatctcttccttcttctccttccttctaccttcaaagaaaaaacaaaaatttcaaCCGTAATCTGATAAGGAGTTGGGTAGAACGGATAAACTAGTCTGACAGATTTACAGCCTTTAACCCAGGCTTAAACTAATCCCCGGAAAActcttttttaaatatgtcGACAATGACATTATTGTGTGAACGCCTGTTTTGATGCATGAAATGAGCAATCGCAGAGAGATCTGGAGGTGTGAAAAAACTGgcctttttaatgtttcttgcCTTGTCTTTGAAGGTTTTCATTCTGCAGAGCTCAGATTgaattttcactttattttttattctgtctgTATTGTATGTAAGTGTGGGAATCACCTGACAAAGTGCAGGCTCACATGTGTACCGACTCTCTGGCTGCATTACCCTTACATTTCTTCTGTCGTCCTCTGGCTCGCTCTGTAGAAGAAAGTGAATCCAGAGCTTCCTGTGGAGATCAAGCCCAGTAACCGGGCCAGGAAGCTGCAGGAGAGCAAActgaagaagcagaagcagaaggcGGTgctgaagagacagagagacgatGAGCAGCGCTGGCACATGGAGATGAGGTAGGACTTCCAGACAAAAATAAAGcctgaatccaaatgtccacACTTCACTTCTCTTAAGAGACTTAAGTTCCTGAGAAGTCTGTGAGTAGCAAAAGAAACTGATCATTAATAAGTTACACAATTTAAAAGCCATAGTGATATTTATCTTTGAAGACATCTGGTCCTGTAAGTTTACTGATGTTGGGAGGTTTATTTTGCATAATTTGCCAATATCAGTACACTTAAGAACCGTTCAGAAAAGTACTTTGAGATGTGAGGTCTTAAGTCACATCTAATAGTGCATTTTATTCCCGTTGTGGCCCGG is a window of Thunnus thynnus chromosome 8, fThuThy2.1, whole genome shotgun sequence DNA encoding:
- the zfr2 gene encoding zinc finger RNA-binding protein isoform X9, whose amino-acid sequence is MAASNYFGFTHGAGPQYSTQPPQAYSHPSTASYSVQQAPAVAHAVTASYSPAPVQAARPVVSAPYPTYQSHQAPPDYAYRQPDPPAPPQPTTTPQTYQVYSDTQDNYSYGRPAAVTTYDNKQYYQTSIAPAQRTPTENYYQTVGVKSAYSPVPTTVYSQPPPPQRQVTALKPLAPSSSVSTSYNIYPVSTSVQQPPTPISSYTLGSTFSSSVSATSYSGISYSSYDSTGYTSTSTPSYYQPAQQTLSQPQPPPQQPQQPQQPQPPIQPPPKQLTSSSWSNSGSNMVTAPAGNTYKKPTFHQNKLQKPKGPPKQPQLHYCEICKISCAGPQTYREHLEGQKHKKKEAALKSGGQTGASNGPRGVQTQLRCELCDVSCTGVDAYAAHIRGAKHQKVVKLHTKLGKPIPSTEPVLVNSAPVITTSTAGKPPASTSAPASVSTTSSPAATPKQMAVNATAKTTAPVKKPAPSKITVISNKPASAPVAAASAVVVAAKVEEPMQQSVQKMESQSDDEDNDRAGGQGDIQPVGHDYVEEVRNDDGKVIRFHCKLCECSFNDPNAKDMHLKGRRHRLQYKKKVNPELPVEIKPSNRARKLQESKLKKQKQKAVLKRQRDDEQRWHMEMRRYEEDMYWRRMEEEQMYWGEQRRRMAPPPLMSRPGMPVPPLLTCVRRPDSPDDRHIMAKHSTIYPVEEELQAVQRIVSHSERALKLVSDSLLEKETPEITTAATESGDEKGTENSGRLLKGVMRVGILAKGLLLRGDRNVELILLTAKKPTITLLKNIAKQLPKELATFSEDQYEVQAHPEEANIVILSSKEPKMQVTISLTSPLMREDPAAEKDKQAGGKAAEKGVAEKDPPDLLNKKKCLEYLAALRHAKWFQARANGLQSCVIIIRVLRDLCQRVPTWGKMPGWAMELLVEKVISSATGPLSPGEAMRRVLECISTGILLPGPTDIHGPGLLDPCEKEPTDALESMMLQAREDITASAQHALRLLAFRQIHKVLGMESLPASKANARNRKRRRDVSDTGEGEGEGKKDKKEEAASA
- the zfr2 gene encoding zinc finger RNA-binding protein isoform X1, giving the protein MAASNYFGFTHGAGPQYSTQPPQAYSHPSTASYSVQQAPAVAHAVTASYSPAPVQAARPVVSAPYPTYQSHQAPPDYAYRQPDPPAPPQPTTTPQTYQVYSDTQDNYSYGRPAAVTTYDNKQYYQTSIAPAQRTPTENYYQTVGVKSAYSPVPTTVYSQPPPPQRQVTALKPLAPSSSVSTSYNIYPVSTSVQQPPTPISSYTLGSTFSSSVSATSYSGISYSSYDSTGYTSTSTPSYYQPAQQTLSQPQPPPQQPQQPQQPQPPIQPPPKQLTSSSWSNSGSNMVTAPAGNTYKKPTFHQNKLQKPKGPPKQPQLHYCEICKISCAGPQTYREHLEGQKHKKKEAALKSGGQTGASNGPRGVQTQLRCELCDVSCTGVDAYAAHIRGAKHQKVVKLHTKLGKPIPSTEPVLVNSAPVITTSTAGKPPASTSAPASVSTTSSPAATPKQMAVNATAKTTAPVKKPAPSKITVISNKPASAPVAAASAVVVAAKVEEPMQQSVQKMESQSDDEDNDRAGGQGDIQPVGHDYVEEVRNDDGKVIRFHCKLCECSFNDPNAKDMHLKGRRHRLQYKKKVNPELPVEIKPSNRARKLQESKLKKQKQKAVLKRQRDDEQRWHMEMSDTSVPLSCRRYEEDMYWRRMEEEQMYWGEQRRRMAPPPLMSRPGMPVPPLLTCVRRPDSPDDRHIMAKHSTIYPVEEELQAVQRIVSHSERALKLVSDSLLEKETPEITTAATESGDEKGTENSGRLLKGVMRVGILAKGLLLRGDRNVELILLTAKKPTITLLKNIAKQLPKELATFSEDQYEVQAHPEEANIVILSSKEPKMQVTISLTSPLMREDPAAEKDKQAGGKAAEKGVAEKDPPDLLNKKKCLEYLAALRHAKWFQARANGLQSCVIIIRVLRDLCQRVPTWGKMPGWAMELLVEKVISSATGPLSPGEAMRRVLECISTGILLPGPTDIHGPGLLDPCEKEPTDALESMMLQAREDITASAQHALRLLAFRQIHKVLGMESLPASKANARNRKRRRDVSDTGEGEGEGKKDKKEEAASA